Proteins from a single region of Drosophila biarmipes strain raj3 chromosome 3R, RU_DBia_V1.1, whole genome shotgun sequence:
- the LOC108024195 gene encoding GTPase Era, mitochondrial produces the protein MRYNLFASALKLLNSAKKPNLLVVNVRSLTGAAQTNDAVAPTARPPPVAPGNPAEEQRSLHIAVIGVPNVGKSTFINNTVNHRVCPTSAKVHTTRQSNTAICTTGQTQLVFYDTPGLVTQHEIRRHHLEQSFKSAYRHAIQHADIIAVVHDASNGYTRKELHPTVLDTLKAYSNLPSFLVLNKIDALKSKRLLLDLIKTLTNDTLTPGKRGAAAADPQPKELRINKKESSWSHFSDVFLVSALTGNGLPELQSYLVGQAKPRSWKYPADIRTDTSPEAQIVESVRARLLDYLPQEIPYNLKCELEYYSVEKHVIYTSVQVQCPTPRIERLICGEGNGKLRQITERVTSDLVEMFGQAVSLTISTVSKGKKSAS, from the exons ATGCGGTATAATTTGTTTGCCAGTGCCTTAAAGCTGCTAAATAGCGCAAAGAAACCCAATTTATTGGTTGTCAACGTGCGCAGCTTGACCGGCGCCGCCCAGACCAATGACGCAGTGGCTCCAACCGCACGACCACCGCCAGTGGCGCCCGGGAATCCCGCGGAGGAGCAGCGATCGCTGCACATCGCCGTAATCGGAGTGCCCAATGTGGGCAAGAGCACGTTCATCAACAACACGGTCAACCACCGAGTGTGTCCCACCTCGGCCAAGGTGCACACCACCCGCCAGTCGAACACGGCCATCTGCACCACCGGCCAGACGCAGCTGGTCTTCTACGACACTCCGGGTTTGGTGACCCAGCACGAGATCCGGCGGCACCACCTGGAGCAGAGCTTCAAGAGCGCCTATCGCCATGCCATCCAGCATGCGGACATCATCGCAGTGGTGCACGATGCCTCGAATGGCTATACCAGGAAGGAACTGCATCCAACTGTTCTGGACACGCTCAAGGCCTATAGCAACCTGCCCAGCTTCCTGGTGCTCAACAAGATAGACGCCCTCAAGTCGAAGCGCCTGCTGCTGGATCTGATCAAGACCCTCACCAACGACACACTGACTCCGGGCAAGcgaggagctgcagcagcggaTCCCCAGCCCAAGGAGCTTAGGATCAACAAAAAGGAGTCCAGCTGGAGCCACTTCAGCGACGTGTTCCTCGTGTCTGCCCTGACGGGAAATGGCCTGCCCGAACTTCAGAGCTACCTGGTTGGCCAAGCCAAGCCAAGGTCTTGGAAATACCCAGCCGACATTCGTACGGACACAAGCCCGGAAGCTCAGATTGTGGAGAGTGTGCGTGCCCGCCTGCTGGACTACTTGCCGCAGGAGATCCCCTACAACCTCAAGTGCGAGCTGGAGTACTACAGTGTGGAGAAAC ATGTGATCTACACCTCCGTGCAGGTTCAGTGTCCCACCCCGCGAATCGAACGTCTAATCTGCGGCGAAGGCAATGGAAAGCTAAGGCAGATCACGGAGAGGGTTACCTCGGACCTCGTGGAGATGTTCGGCCAGGCGGTGTCCCTCACCATATCCACGGTTTCCAAGGGCAAGAAGAGTGCCTCATAA
- the LOC108024202 gene encoding peptidyl-tRNA hydrolase 2, mitochondrial: MPTSSSILQKFLSNGLAFGKSTKLALVVRSDIKMSKGKTAAQCAHAAVMCYQSSVQGTKLQNAILQRWCRLGQPKIVLRVDNYEQLSSLEQQAQQANVVVAMVRDAGRTQLESGTATVLGLGPAPAEDLDKLVAHLKLL, translated from the coding sequence ATGCCCACGTCAAGTAGCATCCTGCAGAAGTTCCTCAGCAACGGTTTGGCCTTCGGCAAGTCCACCAAACTGGCGCTGGTGGTCCGTTCCGACATCAAGATGTCCAAGGGGAAGACGGCGGCCCAGTGCGCCCATGCGGCGGTCATGTGCTACCAGAGCTCTGTTCAGGGCACCAAACTCCAAAACGCCATCCTGCAGCGATGGTGTCGCCTGGGACAGCCAAAGATCGTGCTGCGCGTGGACAACTACGAGCAGCTGAGCTCGCTGGAACAGCAGGCCCAGCAGGCGAACGTGGTGGTCGCCATGGTGCGGGATGCTGGGCGCACTCAACTGGAATCGGGAACGGCCACGGTCCTCGGATTGGGGCCTGCTCCTGCCGAGGATCTGGACAAACTGGTGGCGCATTTGAAGCTTTTGTGA
- the LOC108024210 gene encoding cytochrome c oxidase assembly factor 4 homolog, mitochondrial produces the protein MSAATDQDPVELMLKKTGCIELHYKVQECIAETGDWRACQDKVKEFRACMQKYVEQQSQKYAHVK, from the coding sequence ATGTCCGCAGCGACGGATCAGGACCCCGTGGAACTGATGCTAAAGAAGACGGGCTGCATAGAGCTCCACTACAAGGTGCAGGAGTGCATCGCCGAGACGGGCGACTGGAGGGCTTGCCAAGACAAAGTCAAGGAGTTCCGCGCGTGCATGCAGAAGTACGTGGAGCAGCAGAGCCAGAAGTATGCCCACGTCAAGTAG